The proteins below come from a single Rhodanobacter sp. LX-99 genomic window:
- a CDS encoding type II CAAX endopeptidase family protein — MPPALPTGRAAPGLRASASIIATYFVLQFAVGIAFALAIGVTAALSPTGPGIDAAIRTTLGQPAMQALVAILSLGVAAPLTLWLARRAWPQLWSLARPPGFGFTPPRHLSFFALAVAAGLAAPILGSLLTQWLAHGHTVTQDIQQIGGNTPLGLRIPLVLVVVCVGPLVEELLFRGVLLSALMNRVHVGWAVTGSSLLFALVHLPGLQYQWYALPNLILLALLLAGLRLHSGSIWPAVTAHGANNLLAVAAWFVAINPPG; from the coding sequence TTGCCGCCTGCGCTCCCGACCGGCAGGGCCGCCCCCGGCCTGCGGGCCAGCGCGAGCATCATCGCCACCTACTTCGTGCTGCAGTTCGCGGTTGGCATCGCGTTCGCGCTGGCGATCGGCGTGACGGCGGCCCTCAGCCCCACCGGGCCAGGCATCGACGCCGCGATCCGCACGACCCTGGGGCAACCCGCCATGCAGGCGCTGGTGGCGATCCTCTCGCTTGGCGTGGCCGCACCGCTGACCCTGTGGCTGGCACGCCGTGCATGGCCGCAGCTGTGGTCGCTGGCGCGGCCGCCGGGTTTCGGTTTCACGCCACCGCGCCACCTGTCGTTCTTCGCGCTGGCGGTAGCGGCCGGACTGGCGGCGCCCATCCTGGGCTCGTTGCTGACCCAATGGCTGGCCCACGGCCACACGGTGACCCAGGACATCCAGCAGATCGGCGGCAACACCCCGCTGGGGCTGCGCATTCCGCTGGTGCTGGTGGTGGTGTGCGTGGGGCCGCTGGTGGAAGAGTTGCTGTTCCGCGGCGTGCTGCTGTCGGCCTTGATGAATCGCGTGCACGTCGGCTGGGCAGTAACCGGCAGCTCGCTGCTGTTTGCGCTGGTGCATCTGCCGGGGCTGCAATACCAGTGGTACGCGCTGCCGAACCTGATCCTGCTGGCGCTGCTGCTGGCCGGGCTGCGGCTGCATTCGGGCTCGATCTGGCCGGCGGTGACGGCGCACGGCGCCAACAACCTGCTGGCCGTCGCCGCCTGGTTCGTGGCGATCAATCCGCCGGGCTGA
- a CDS encoding nucleoside triphosphate pyrophosphatase, translating to MTPALYLASQSPRRRQLLEQLGVDFAVLDVDVPEQRAPGESPRDYVSRVARDKARAGLAALAHAGGALVLGADTEVVLDDEVFGKPQDAAAAAAMLRRLSGRTHAVISAAWLVGAAGEQCEVCVSRVCFAALDEPTIAAYVATGEPFGKAGAYAIQGRGATLVEHLDGSYSGVMGLPLFETARLLRRGGISPAD from the coding sequence GTGACGCCGGCTCTCTACCTCGCCTCGCAGTCGCCGCGCCGGCGCCAGCTGCTGGAACAGCTCGGCGTGGACTTCGCCGTGCTCGATGTCGATGTGCCCGAACAGCGCGCGCCGGGCGAATCGCCGCGGGACTATGTGAGCCGGGTGGCGCGCGACAAGGCGAGAGCCGGCCTGGCCGCATTGGCGCACGCGGGCGGTGCGCTGGTGCTCGGCGCGGACACCGAGGTGGTGCTGGACGACGAGGTGTTCGGCAAGCCGCAGGATGCCGCCGCTGCGGCGGCGATGCTGCGCCGGCTGTCGGGCCGCACGCATGCGGTGATCTCGGCGGCGTGGCTGGTCGGCGCGGCCGGCGAGCAGTGCGAGGTGTGCGTGTCGCGGGTTTGCTTCGCCGCGCTGGACGAGCCCACCATCGCTGCCTACGTCGCCACCGGCGAGCCGTTCGGCAAGGCCGGTGCGTATGCGATCCAGGGCCGCGGCGCGACCCTGGTCGAGCACCTCGACGGCAGTTATTCCGGGGTGATGGGCTTGCCGCTGTTCGAGACGGCACGGCTGCTGCGTCGCGGCGGGATCAGCCCGGCGGATTGA
- a CDS encoding GNAT family N-acetyltransferase: MSFQIRQATILDLDTLAPLFDGYRQFYGQPADLARARDFLAERFHHRESLILLARGEHGAGLGFTQLYPLFSSVRTVRTWLLNDLFVTAPARRQGVAAGLLGAAVEHARALGAASLSLSTALDNAPAQALYESLGWQRDRQFCEYSLTL, translated from the coding sequence ATGTCTTTCCAGATCCGCCAGGCCACGATCCTCGACCTCGACACGCTGGCGCCGCTGTTCGACGGCTACCGCCAGTTCTACGGCCAGCCGGCGGACCTGGCGCGCGCGCGGGATTTCCTGGCGGAGCGTTTTCACCACCGCGAGTCGCTGATCCTGCTGGCTCGGGGCGAACACGGCGCCGGGCTCGGCTTCACCCAGCTGTATCCGCTGTTCTCCTCGGTACGCACCGTGCGCACCTGGCTGCTCAACGATCTGTTCGTGACCGCACCCGCGCGGCGCCAGGGCGTGGCAGCGGGCCTGCTCGGCGCCGCGGTGGAGCACGCGCGCGCACTGGGCGCGGCCAGTTTGTCGCTGTCCACCGCGCTGGACAACGCGCCGGCGCAGGCGCTGTACGAGTCGCTGGGCTGGCAGCGCGACCGCCAGTTTTGCGAATACAGCCTGACGCTGTGA
- the rsfS gene encoding ribosome silencing factor produces the protein MSTARTHKAVTTATLRKSVIDALEELKAKDVREIDVRGKTSIADLLVIASGTSARHVKSIADEVGKFAKKAGVMPLGVEGEQEGEWVLVDLGDVIVHVMLPRIREFYGLERLWTVGDHGHEIDAAQAS, from the coding sequence TTGAGCACAGCCCGCACCCACAAGGCCGTCACCACGGCCACCCTGCGCAAGTCGGTCATCGACGCGCTCGAAGAACTGAAGGCCAAGGACGTGCGCGAGATCGACGTCCGCGGCAAGACCTCCATCGCCGACCTGCTGGTGATTGCCTCGGGCACTTCGGCACGCCACGTCAAATCCATCGCCGACGAAGTGGGCAAGTTCGCCAAGAAGGCGGGCGTGATGCCGCTGGGCGTGGAAGGCGAACAGGAAGGCGAATGGGTGCTGGTCGACCTGGGCGACGTGATCGTCCATGTGATGTTGCCGCGCATCCGCGAGTTCTACGGCCTGGAGCGGCTGTGGACGGTGGGTGACCACGGGCACGAAATCGACGCCGCGCAAGCCAGCTGA
- the rlmH gene encoding 23S rRNA (pseudouridine(1915)-N(3))-methyltransferase RlmH: protein MRARLIAVGERMPGWVAEGFAEYRKRLSHELPLELVELKPGNRGKGRDDARAIQDEGAAILAALPHDIHVIALDGHGRNWSSEELAEQLAKWRMAGRDLAFLIGGPDGHAPEVLARADQCWSLGPLTLPHMLVRLVLAEQLYRATTIVAGHPYHRA from the coding sequence ATGCGTGCGCGCCTGATCGCCGTCGGTGAACGCATGCCCGGCTGGGTGGCGGAAGGCTTTGCCGAATACCGCAAGCGGCTGTCGCACGAGTTGCCGCTGGAACTGGTCGAACTGAAGCCCGGCAACCGCGGCAAGGGCCGCGACGATGCACGGGCGATCCAGGATGAGGGCGCCGCGATTCTCGCGGCGTTGCCGCACGACATCCACGTGATCGCGCTCGATGGCCACGGCAGGAACTGGTCCAGCGAGGAACTGGCCGAACAGCTGGCGAAATGGCGCATGGCCGGGCGCGACCTGGCGTTCCTGATCGGCGGTCCGGACGGCCACGCGCCCGAGGTACTCGCGCGCGCCGACCAGTGCTGGTCGCTGGGCCCGCTGACCCTGCCGCACATGCTGGTGCGGCTGGTACTGGCCGAACAGCTGTATCGCGCCACCACGATCGTGGCCGGCCACCCTTACCATCGCGCCTGA
- a CDS encoding nitronate monooxygenase — protein sequence MAPSFASRLGIEHPLIQAPMSGSTPPALVAAVSNAGGLGSLGAGYLEPAAIIEQAARVRALSAQPHAIGLFVLPDEFEADMVAVAKAREQLDALMAREGLDVRTSLPPRWAPRFSDQFAALCEARPAAAIFAFGMISPAQLHELRQRDICVIGTATTVVEARAWADAGADAVSMQGAEAGGHRGSFLHEAEDAMIGLFALLPLAVRALQACARDVPVIAAGGIMDGRGMLAAEVLGAAASQLGTAFLTCPECSAAEAWKRDLQHAEEHRVTTIRGFSGRAARGLRNRFVEAMPQAVQGLPYPVLNALTAPLRRAAAEAGRGDLLSEWCGQAAGLVRPQPAAELVARLMHEYRLARRSLAH from the coding sequence ATGGCCCCGTCGTTCGCCAGCCGGCTCGGCATCGAGCACCCGCTGATCCAGGCCCCGATGTCCGGTTCGACGCCGCCGGCGCTGGTGGCGGCGGTGTCGAATGCCGGTGGGCTGGGTTCGCTCGGTGCCGGCTACCTGGAGCCGGCGGCGATCATCGAGCAGGCGGCGCGGGTCCGTGCCCTCAGTGCCCAGCCCCATGCGATCGGCCTGTTCGTGCTGCCGGACGAATTCGAAGCCGACATGGTGGCGGTGGCGAAGGCGCGCGAGCAGCTCGATGCGCTGATGGCGCGCGAAGGCCTCGACGTGCGCACCAGCCTGCCGCCGCGTTGGGCGCCACGCTTCTCCGACCAGTTCGCCGCGCTGTGCGAGGCGCGCCCGGCGGCGGCGATTTTCGCGTTCGGCATGATCAGTCCGGCGCAACTGCACGAGCTGCGCCAGCGCGACATCTGCGTGATCGGCACCGCCACCACGGTGGTCGAGGCGCGCGCCTGGGCGGACGCCGGCGCCGACGCGGTGTCCATGCAGGGCGCCGAGGCCGGCGGCCATCGCGGCAGCTTCCTGCACGAGGCCGAGGACGCGATGATCGGCCTGTTCGCGCTGCTGCCGCTGGCGGTGCGTGCGTTGCAGGCCTGTGCGCGGGATGTTCCGGTGATCGCCGCCGGCGGCATCATGGATGGCCGCGGCATGCTGGCGGCGGAAGTGCTCGGCGCGGCGGCCAGCCAGCTCGGCACCGCCTTCCTCACCTGCCCGGAGTGCTCGGCCGCCGAGGCGTGGAAGCGGGACCTGCAGCATGCCGAGGAACACCGGGTCACCACCATCCGCGGCTTTTCCGGGCGCGCGGCGCGCGGCCTGCGCAACCGCTTCGTCGAAGCCATGCCGCAGGCGGTCCAGGGCCTGCCGTATCCGGTGCTGAACGCGCTCACCGCGCCATTGCGCCGCGCCGCTGCCGAAGCCGGGCGCGGCGACCTGCTGTCCGAATGGTGCGGCCAGGCCGCCGGCCTGGTGCGTCCGCAACCCGCCGCCGAACTGGTGGCGCGGCTGATGCACGAATACCGGCTGGCCAGGCGGTCGCTGGCGCATTGA
- a CDS encoding MAPEG family protein: MTHLPALVTLLAVLLLFGTMWAVGHARGKYGIKAPATSGDPAFERAYRVQMNTLESTVMFLPTLWLAANYGFSGWAGVAGLAWIVGRVWYALAYLKDPAKRGPGYMVGMLGWAALLVLACIGVGRAMLVG, encoded by the coding sequence ATGACCCACCTGCCCGCCCTGGTCACCCTGCTCGCCGTGCTGCTGCTGTTCGGCACCATGTGGGCCGTCGGCCACGCCCGCGGCAAGTACGGGATCAAGGCCCCGGCCACCAGCGGCGACCCGGCCTTCGAGCGCGCCTACCGGGTGCAGATGAATACCCTGGAAAGCACGGTGATGTTCCTGCCCACGCTGTGGCTGGCGGCGAACTACGGCTTCAGCGGCTGGGCCGGCGTGGCGGGACTGGCCTGGATCGTCGGCCGCGTGTGGTACGCGCTGGCCTACCTGAAGGATCCCGCCAAACGCGGCCCCGGCTACATGGTCGGCATGCTCGGCTGGGCCGCGCTGCTGGTGCTGGCCTGCATCGGCGTCGGCCGGGCCATGCTGGTCGGCTGA
- a CDS encoding class I SAM-dependent methyltransferase: MTTDFGRTASDYARHRAGFPEVFFERLFVDGSVHKGDVVLDLGTGTGTVARGLAVRGCEVTGLDHSAPLLAQAAEMDRAAGVQVKQVRARVENAEFAAASFDAITAGQCWHWFDRPRTAALVRKWLRPGGRLLIAHFDWVPLAGNMVQDTERLILAYNPAWTLHSGSGLYPAWLKDVAEAGFGGLRTYSFDLDVPYSHVDWRGRIRASAGIGATLDEAKVARFDAELADMLAARHAAEPMAVPHRVWVLSAIAPGLLA; the protein is encoded by the coding sequence ATGACTACCGATTTCGGCAGGACTGCCAGCGATTACGCGCGCCATCGGGCGGGGTTCCCGGAGGTGTTCTTCGAGCGCCTGTTCGTCGACGGCAGCGTGCACAAGGGTGACGTCGTTCTCGACCTGGGCACCGGCACCGGCACGGTCGCCCGTGGCCTGGCCGTGCGCGGCTGCGAGGTGACCGGACTGGATCATTCCGCGCCGCTGCTGGCGCAGGCCGCGGAGATGGATCGGGCCGCCGGCGTGCAGGTGAAGCAGGTGCGTGCGCGGGTCGAGAACGCCGAGTTCGCCGCTGCCTCGTTCGACGCGATCACCGCCGGCCAGTGCTGGCACTGGTTCGACCGGCCGCGCACGGCGGCGCTGGTGCGCAAGTGGTTGCGGCCGGGCGGGCGGCTGCTGATCGCGCATTTCGACTGGGTGCCGCTGGCCGGCAACATGGTGCAGGACACCGAACGGTTGATCCTCGCCTATAACCCGGCCTGGACGCTGCACAGCGGCAGCGGCTTGTATCCGGCGTGGCTGAAGGACGTGGCGGAAGCCGGCTTCGGCGGCCTGCGCACGTACTCGTTCGACCTGGACGTGCCGTACAGCCACGTGGACTGGCGCGGCCGCATCCGTGCCAGCGCCGGCATCGGCGCCACGCTGGACGAGGCGAAGGTGGCACGCTTCGATGCCGAACTGGCCGACATGCTGGCCGCCCGTCATGCGGCCGAGCCGATGGCGGTGCCGCATCGCGTGTGGGTATTGAGCGCGATCGCCCCCGGCCTGCTGGCCTGA
- a CDS encoding neutral zinc metallopeptidase → MDWRKGGSSSNVEVDSGGGGGPRFGGGGRMGLGGLIVLALLGWIFFKNPLALLDQSGTQPGAPMQNSTPAQVDPEQQAFVSAILHSTEQSWGAIFQAHGATYVEPKLHLFSGGVNTACGGATTAVGPFYCPGDQKVYLDLAFFQQLQDELHSSGDFARAYVIAHEVGHHVQKLTGVFDKVDEARRRGAPMDGADGLSVRQELQADCYAGVWANHSQQSLQWLQPGDIEEALNAASHIGDDALQQQAQGRVRPDTFTHGTSAQRVKWFKAGFGSGDVAQCNTFAGEP, encoded by the coding sequence ATGGATTGGCGAAAAGGCGGCAGCAGCAGCAACGTCGAGGTCGACAGCGGTGGCGGCGGTGGCCCGCGTTTCGGCGGCGGTGGCCGCATGGGCCTGGGCGGCCTGATCGTGCTGGCGCTGCTGGGCTGGATCTTCTTCAAGAATCCGCTGGCGCTGCTGGACCAGAGCGGTACCCAACCGGGCGCCCCGATGCAGAACAGCACGCCGGCCCAGGTCGATCCCGAGCAGCAGGCCTTCGTCAGCGCGATCTTGCATTCGACCGAGCAGAGCTGGGGCGCGATCTTCCAGGCGCATGGCGCGACCTACGTCGAGCCCAAGCTGCACCTGTTCAGCGGCGGCGTGAACACGGCCTGCGGCGGCGCCACCACGGCGGTGGGGCCGTTCTATTGTCCGGGCGACCAGAAGGTGTACCTGGACCTGGCGTTCTTCCAGCAACTGCAGGACGAACTGCACTCCTCCGGCGACTTCGCCCGCGCCTATGTGATCGCGCACGAGGTCGGCCACCACGTGCAGAAGCTGACCGGCGTGTTCGACAAGGTCGACGAGGCGCGTCGACGCGGCGCGCCGATGGACGGCGCCGATGGCCTGTCGGTGCGGCAGGAACTGCAGGCGGATTGCTACGCGGGCGTGTGGGCGAACCACAGCCAGCAGAGCCTGCAATGGCTGCAGCCGGGCGACATCGAGGAAGCCCTGAACGCGGCCAGCCACATCGGCGACGACGCCCTGCAGCAGCAGGCGCAAGGCCGCGTGCGGCCGGACACGTTCACCCACGGCACCTCGGCGCAGCGGGTGAAATGGTTCAAGGCCGGCTTCGGCAGCGGCGACGTTGCCCAGTGCAACACCTTCGCCGGCGAACCATGA